The Deltaproteobacteria bacterium region TCTTAATTAGTAGATCGAGCATCTGGACCCTCCTTTATGGCAACGTGATGCCGCCTTTGGTTTAGCGGGAAAGCATGTCATCTGGCAAGAGAGCAGGTGGAGACCCGGTCGAGTCGTGCAACCGGCGTGAACTGGTCGCGCTGTTCTACCGCGCCACACCTCATAATGCTTCTCCTTTACATTGCCTGTGGAATTGTCTTACACTGCAGGGCAAAGGAGGGGCTCACATGTCATATGATCTCATAATTAAAAACGGTATGGTCGTTGATGGTCTCGGCACGGCACGACGACGTGCCGATATTGCAGTCGCCAACGGCAAAATCGCTGCTATTGGTAACATCACTGACAGTGCAAAGAAGACGATTGACGCAGGAGATTTAGTCGTCGCTCCAGGCTTCGTTGATCCACACACTCACTATGATGCGCAGATTTGTTGGGATCCGTTGCTGTCGACGTCGTCGTTGCACGGCGTCACATCGGTTGTCATGGGCAACTGCGGTGTGGGGCTTGCGCCGTGTAAGCCGGCTGTCCGTGAGATTGCCGCTTGGGATTTGGTCAATGTCGAATCGATTCCTATTGACGTCTTGAACAAGGGGATCAAGTGGGAGTGGGAAACGTTCCCCGAGTACATGCAAGCTGCGCAGAAGCGCGGCACTGGGGTTAACCTCGGTTTTTTGGCGCCGCTCACGCCGTTCCGACACTACGTCATGGGTGAAGAGTCAATGGACCGCGCAGCGACGGCAGCCGAGACCGCGCAAATTAAGGCGCTTCTCAAAGAAGCCGTCACCGCAGGTGCCTTAGGTTTCACCACGACGGCCATCCCGCAACACATTGGCTATAAGGGGCGACCGCTGGCTTGTCGCCAGGCCAGCCGTGACGAGCTCAAAGCCTATTCCAACGCCCTCAAGGAACTGGGGAAGGGGTCGATTGAACTCGCGCTGACTTCTACAGTTTGTGAACTCTCTGAGGAAGAATATGGCCTGCTTGATTTATTGCTGACCGAAAGTGGCCGACCAGTGACATGGCTAGCCGTGGTCAGTCGTGACGACAAGCCAGAGGCCGGCGTTGAGTTGCTGAATCGTGCGGACCCGTTGATTCAACGTGGTGGCGTACCGCAGGTGACCTGCCGTC contains the following coding sequences:
- a CDS encoding amidohydrolase family protein, which translates into the protein MSYDLIIKNGMVVDGLGTARRRADIAVANGKIAAIGNITDSAKKTIDAGDLVVAPGFVDPHTHYDAQICWDPLLSTSSLHGVTSVVMGNCGVGLAPCKPAVREIAAWDLVNVESIPIDVLNKGIKWEWETFPEYMQAAQKRGTGVNLGFLAPLTPFRHYVMGEESMDRAATAAETAQIKALLKEAVTAGALGFTTTAIPQHIGYKGRPLACRQASRDELKAYSNALKELGKGSIELALTSTVCELSEEEYGLLDLLLTESGRPVTWLAVVSRDDKPEAGVELLNRADPLIQRGGVPQVTCRPLVIQINLRNPFIFANQASWNPVFNRPVEEQMKVYRDPQFRQAFRKELEKPRIFSGRWERLEVKEVTNPAMKSLEGKTVAEIAKMRGKDGLDTFLDLGLEDTLNIEYIIVMFNGNDDLIPELINDPRTMVGLSDGGAHVDMLCDAGYCTYLLGTWVRDKGAMSLEYAVQRLTSEPANFFGLRDRGRLAVGMAADIVLFDYNTVGSGRRPEMRYDLPGSGRRLVMPARGIHSTIVNGVVLFEDQKHTGVLPGQVLRS